The Pseudomonadota bacterium genome segment AACACTATGAATAAACAATGCCAGGGACATTACCTGGATGGCAAAACCGCGGCACTTGAGGCGGTTTTTGTCATCTGCACGGAACAGGGGATCGAGTTTACCGATTCAGCCGGGCATGCTCATTTCTGGCCGAGTGCTCACACCACGCAAACCCAGGGGGCCTATGCGGGAGAAAAAATCCGTCTTGAATACGGTGACGACCCTGTTCAGGCGCTGGTCATTTCAGACCGCAGGTTTCTGCTTGATCTCAAAAAAACCGGAATCGGCTCGGTAAAACCAGGGGTGAGCAGGAGCAATACCCGTTTGGGGCTTGGAATTGCCGTTACGGTCATTCTCCTGATATCCGGCTATGTCTGGGGTCTTCCGGCAGGTATCGAGACCTTTTCCAACCTGATTCCCTTATCGTGGGAAGAAAAACTCGGCGCTTCAGTGAAAGCCCAATTCGGTATCCAATTCACGGAATGCGATTCCAAAGAAACCATCCTGGCCCTTGAGCAGATTATCAAACAACTCAACGCCGCAGCCCCGGACCACCCCTATACTTTCAAGGTGAGTCTCGTAAAGAGCGATATGGTAAATGCCTTTGCAGCACCGGGCGGCCAGATAATTATTTTCACCGGGCTCCTAAAAGCCGCTGAAAATGCCGAGGAAGTTGCCGGGGTTCTGGCCCATGAAATGCAGCATATCTTACAGAAACATGCGACCAAAAACATGCTCAAAGGCCTTTCATCAACACTCATGCTGCAGATGATCTTCGGCAATCAGGACAGTTTTGCAAAAATCGCCATGCATGGCGCACAAATCCTCGATCACTTTCAATACAGCCGCAAAAACGAGGAAGAAGCTGACCAGCTGGGCTTTGAACTGATGCTGGCCGCAGGAATTAATCCACAGGGAATGATTGACTTTTTCGAGAATATAAGCCATATAGATGATCTTTCGGAAAAAATACCGCCCTATCTCTCAACCCATCCAGCCACAGCAGAAAGAATACAGAACATCATAAGCGCACTGGCGAATCAGGAAAAAAAGTCGGCGTATATTTTTTCCTCCGGGTTACAATTTCCCAGGACCAAACTCTGTGGCGATCAAACATGATGACTTCGAAAATGTCTCGCAATCATCAACTTATCACAGATGCAACTCTCTTTTTTTGATACATTTATGAGGCCCCAGGTGCTTACCGATAAAAAAATTATTTTTCTTTTCTTTGTTCTTCTGCCGATTCTTCTGCTGAGCTCCTGCCGGGAAAACTCTGACTTTCATGTCAAGGCCGTTGTCGACAAACCAGCGCCTGATTTTCACCTGAAAGATTCCAACGGTAAATACTGGCGACTATCGGATCTCCGCGGCAATGTCATTTTCCTGAATTTCTGGGCTACCTGGTGTCCGCCTTGCCGGGAGGAAATGCCATCCATGCAGGCTTTAAATCAATCCCTCGAGGGGAAACCTTTCAAAATGATTACCATTCTGGCCAACGATGACCCGAAAGTGGCTGACAAATTTCTCCAAAAATTAGGCGTAAACCTTCCTGTCCTGATTGATGAGGATGACAGCACAATCAAGGCCTATGGCGTTACCAGCGTACCTGAATCCTTTATCATTGACACCCAAGGGGTTCTCCGCTCAAGAATGATCGGCGGCAGAAATTGGGACAGTCCGGTCATGAGAAAAATGCTCCAGGAGCTCATGCCCCTATCCTGAACCGCCGGTCTTTGAAAAGAATTCATCCGGCACCACTCCACATAGCAGCCGATGACATATTTCCACAAAAAATCATTGGGCTGATGGGGCAAAAGCAGCTTGGGGGATTATTGATTGCAGCAAGCACTCAAGGGAATAGTTAAGAATAGACACTGAACAAGCAACAACACGGGGGTATTACAGGATAATTTCACAGGGTGCCAGACACAATTGCCCGGCATGTTTTGGTAATAGAAAAACCGGAATTTACTTCCGGGGTGATCCAACTCTGTTGCCATGCTGACAACAAAACTCTCTCACAAGTTCAAGGCGTTCGCCAAGAGTCATCCTGAAATAAAACGGGCTTTCCATTAGTATCTTTACAACCTCACGCAAATCCATCTACTTCCCTCCAATAAACCACAACTCGGTATCAAGTATCAACGCAATGAATACCTAATGCAAAAATGAAGCCATATCAACAATAAAATGAGATAACCTAATTATTCCAATAAGTAAAAGCACTAACAGGAATATTGCCACCCAGTGCAATGTATTCCATAATTCCGGAATTTTGTCAACTTTTCCGGAAAAAGTGACACATTTTTAACAGCTATAAACACCTTCCCTTGACATGATCTATCTGTGGTTGTAATCAAAGAATGAGTTATATTCGTTGCGATTCCAGTCCGAATTGATAATCCTTTTTTACTGGAGTAACACATGGCAAAAATAATCGAACTGACCGGGGAAGAACAGTTGGCCGAAACAACTGAATACAGTTTCAATAACCGGCGAAACGTCAATATCCCCATTAAGATATTTGAGATCATTGCCGGAAATGACAAAGGCATCTTCATCGCCCGGCCGATTTCGCTTATCACCAGGGCCAGAAAACGATTTGTGGGAAGAGGAACTTCAAAAATCGAAGCATTGAATGATTGCCTGGAAAAAATCAGGGAGAAATCAATAGCTGAAATATTCAAGCCAGTTCATGAATAGACCGGCAAAGCCTTTCGAAGCCTCCTGAAAAACAGGACCCTGAAGCCCAGTACACCCGGGCCTGCCTGAAGTCGACGAACCAGTATCCGCCAGGGGAACGCCGATCCGCCGTATAAATATAACCCTGCTCTCGGGTAAAGCATTCAGCAAGATAAAAATCAACGGTTTTTTTCCCGCAACGCAAAATGGACAACGCCTCCTCAATTGTCGGAAGCCGCCAGTCATCAAACCCGGCGAATTTCTTGCTGTTCATCTCCGCGACATAGTCAAACAGCTTCCTGCGGGAAACATACCCTGAGCCGCCGCGCTGCCAGACAAGCCCGGTCACCATATCGGTCACCGTAAGCTTATCCTGATTATCAATGAGATAATGGGTGAACATGCCGGTAGGATTATACAAACTCTCAAAGAAATCATGTTTGCGAACAAGGGGTTCAATCATCACTTCGGAAACGGACAGGGAATCTTTTCTTAAACAGCAGGGTTTAATTACCGGGAGCGGAGCATCAGGACCGGGCAGACCGGCCTCAGGGGCATCCACCGACAAAGGCGTTTCCAGAAACGGCAAAACCCGCGGACTTTGCGTCTCATGAACAACATGCTCCTCAAGCCAATTGCGGAGCCTTTCTTCTATTGAATAATTCTGTTCTTTTATCGCCCTGCCCTGATCTCGAACACATTGGTCAATCACTTCCCGGGGCGCATCAATTGTGGCCAGCACCCTTGATAGCGCAAGCCCCTCTCCATAAGGCGCAGTCTGGCCGGTTTCTGCCAATTATCAATATGAAAATAATAATACCGTTCATCACTGGTTTTGATTTTTTCCATATCCCCACGACACTCAAACAGTCCGTAGGTCAGGGCAGGGGTGATCTCCCAATCAATTGTTTTTTCGGAATCAAAACCAAGTTGCCTGAATATGCCCATTTTTCGCTCACTTCTTCTGGTACAATTTCATATTATTCCGTCTGAATGACTCTCTACTGAAACAATTTTATGCACGGTTTTGCAATTACAATTTCGGATTCCAGAGTCAAAGGTCAACATTATAATCGGATTTATACTATCTGGTTGTGGAAGAAACTCTATGATGGTACAAAAAAGACAACTTCAGAACGGAATACCCCAGATGCCAAACTTAGATAAAAACAAAATCCGCATCCTTCAAGAAGTCAGAAAGCTCATGGGATATCATAACTCCCTGGGCATTGACCACTACCCGCGCACCCCGGAGATCGAACAATTCCTTAAAAATATCGGCACCGAAATACACCCGGCAGGTAAACAATATTCTCACCCCGGCACCGTCCCATTTCAAAAAACCATTACCGCCGAAGAGAGCCCGCTTTTACAGGCAGGCGATGCAAACCTCGAGGCGGTGCGTGAAGATCTGGGCGATTGCAAAAGATGCGGGCTTTGCGAAACCAGAACCCATCTCGTTTTCGGCGAGGGAAACAACCGGTCCGGCCTGATGATAATCGGCGAATGGCCAGGGATTGAGGATGACCTGCAAAACAGCCCTTTCAGCGGCGAGGCAGGAGACCTGCTCACCAAGATGCTTGCGGCGATAAACCTTGACACCAAGGACGTCTATCTGACCCAACTGGTTAAATGCCATACCCCGGGAAACCGCGCCCCGAAACCTGAAGAAATCGCCACCTGCAATCCCTTTCTGCTCCGGCAGATCGCCGTGCTTTCCCCGAAAGTCATCTGCACCATGGGGGTCGTTGCCGCCCAAACCCTGCTCAAAAACAACGAACTGCTCATCCGCTTGCGTGGACGTTTCCATAATTTCATGGGCGCCCTGCTCATGCCCACCTTTCATCCTAAATTCCTCCTTGAGAATCCAGAAATGAAAAAAGCCACCTGGATAGACCTCCAGATGATCCAGAAGAAACTTGATACCACTTGATTTGCTGACTGGCTGATATGACTGGGTTACCAAAATACAGATTTGACCTCTTGCCGCTCTCTATTCAACGGTGAAAATCATAACCATCCTGTACTGGTGTGCCTCAATTTTACCGCCATTTCCGAATGCAGGGTCAAGCTGACCCAGCCGGAATCGCTCTACTCCAATAGAAACGCTGCAGCTGCCGGTATAGCCGCTGAAAGTGCCGGCGTTTATCACATAACTGCCGGTATCGGTTATTTCAGGAGAAGACCAGACACCATTGGAATTATTCAGGCAACTCACAAAACCTTTGAGCCGCATTACATCTCCCAAGGAACCCTGATTCCAGCCCACGGTGATGGCATCGCTGCTTCTGGAAAAAGCCTGTCCTGCAAGCGGCTCTAAAATTTCAAATGCCGGCGGCAACTTGACTATTGTCCGGGGGGCGTCATTTTGCTGCTCGCGCAGCAGCGAAATGGTAATTTCCGTGTTTTCATCGGTTCCCCCAAAGGTTGTGTAATACCAGATTCCATCCTGTGATATGCCGAAAACATCCCGTGTGCCCTGTGTCAGCCGCTTGTACTTTTCTTCTAGCTGGGAGGTATTTTCAAACAGATTATCGTTGATCCGGACACTTGAAGGTTCACCCACCACCGAGGCCATGAAAATATCTTCCGGTGCCAGATCAATGTAAAAGCCGCTTGCAAAAGTCCCCTCTTTGATGGCAGCTTCC includes the following:
- a CDS encoding DUF1566 domain-containing protein, with protein sequence MLATIDAPREVIDQCVRDQGRAIKEQNYSIEERLRNWLEEHVVHETQSPRVLPFLETPLSVDAPEAGLPGPDAPLPVIKPCCLRKDSLSVSEVMIEPLVRKHDFFESLYNPTGMFTHYLIDNQDKLTVTDMVTGLVWQRGGSGYVSRRKLFDYVAEMNSKKFAGFDDWRLPTIEEALSILRCGKKTVDFYLAECFTREQGYIYTADRRSPGGYWFVDFRQARVYWASGSCFSGGFERLCRSIHELA
- a CDS encoding uracil-DNA glycosylase; amino-acid sequence: MGYHNSLGIDHYPRTPEIEQFLKNIGTEIHPAGKQYSHPGTVPFQKTITAEESPLLQAGDANLEAVREDLGDCKRCGLCETRTHLVFGEGNNRSGLMIIGEWPGIEDDLQNSPFSGEAGDLLTKMLAAINLDTKDVYLTQLVKCHTPGNRAPKPEEIATCNPFLLRQIAVLSPKVICTMGVVAAQTLLKNNELLIRLRGRFHNFMGALLMPTFHPKFLLENPEMKKATWIDLQMIQKKLDTT
- a CDS encoding TlpA family protein disulfide reductase — protein: MLTDKKIIFLFFVLLPILLLSSCRENSDFHVKAVVDKPAPDFHLKDSNGKYWRLSDLRGNVIFLNFWATWCPPCREEMPSMQALNQSLEGKPFKMITILANDDPKVADKFLQKLGVNLPVLIDEDDSTIKAYGVTSVPESFIIDTQGVLRSRMIGGRNWDSPVMRKMLQELMPLS
- a CDS encoding M48 family metallopeptidase, producing the protein MNKQCQGHYLDGKTAALEAVFVICTEQGIEFTDSAGHAHFWPSAHTTQTQGAYAGEKIRLEYGDDPVQALVISDRRFLLDLKKTGIGSVKPGVSRSNTRLGLGIAVTVILLISGYVWGLPAGIETFSNLIPLSWEEKLGASVKAQFGIQFTECDSKETILALEQIIKQLNAAAPDHPYTFKVSLVKSDMVNAFAAPGGQIIIFTGLLKAAENAEEVAGVLAHEMQHILQKHATKNMLKGLSSTLMLQMIFGNQDSFAKIAMHGAQILDHFQYSRKNEEEADQLGFELMLAAGINPQGMIDFFENISHIDDLSEKIPPYLSTHPATAERIQNIISALANQEKKSAYIFSSGLQFPRTKLCGDQT